In one window of Desulfobacterales bacterium DNA:
- a CDS encoding HAD hydrolase-like protein: protein MKIENILFDLDGTLTDPKVGITRSIQYALEKLHRPVPAAGDLLWCIGPPLQESFRKLLSPDADQAETAVSLYRERFSAVGKFENEIYPGIIEALDDLSAQGFRLFVATSKPVVFALDIIAHFSLLPFFKQVYGLDGDLTDKGALISHILRNERIAAKRTLMVGDRSFDILGAKKTGVCSLGVTYGYGAKIELIEAGADFIADSPREIMETAKNLSGGYTAFHNKVPKQ, encoded by the coding sequence ATGAAAATTGAGAATATCCTCTTTGATCTCGATGGAACGCTGACCGACCCCAAGGTTGGCATTACCCGATCCATTCAATACGCTCTGGAAAAACTCCACCGGCCGGTCCCGGCAGCCGGTGATCTGCTATGGTGCATCGGCCCGCCGCTGCAGGAGAGCTTCAGGAAACTGCTCTCCCCGGATGCCGATCAGGCAGAAACAGCCGTATCCCTTTATCGGGAACGGTTCAGCGCCGTCGGCAAGTTTGAAAATGAAATCTACCCGGGAATCATAGAGGCATTAGACGACCTGAGCGCCCAAGGCTTTCGCCTGTTTGTGGCCACATCAAAACCGGTTGTCTTTGCACTTGATATTATAGCGCATTTTAGTCTATTGCCATTTTTTAAACAGGTATATGGACTGGACGGTGATTTGACCGATAAGGGCGCCCTGATTTCCCATATACTCCGGAACGAAAGAATTGCGGCAAAACGCACGTTGATGGTGGGAGACCGCAGCTTCGACATCCTCGGCGCGAAAAAAACCGGCGTCTGCAGCCTGGGGGTCACGTACGGCTATGGCGCGAAAATTGAACTGATTGAAGCCGGCGCCGATTTCATTGCAGACTCTCCCCGCGAAATTATGGAAACAGCAAAGAACCTGTCGGGAGGATATACCGCTTTCCATAATAAAGTTCCGAAACAATAA
- a CDS encoding GYD domain-containing protein codes for MATFFMFGNYTSEAIKAMSAARTELVVKEIKKMKGEVSAMHALLGQYDLLFCVNLPSVEAAMKASVNIARLTGISFNTFPAIAVETFDQLTAKE; via the coding sequence ATGGCAACTTTTTTTATGTTCGGCAATTACACATCCGAGGCAATCAAGGCGATGAGCGCAGCGAGAACCGAGCTTGTCGTAAAAGAAATCAAAAAGATGAAAGGCGAAGTCAGCGCGATGCACGCTTTGCTCGGACAATACGATCTGCTGTTTTGCGTCAACTTGCCGAGCGTTGAAGCGGCAATGAAAGCGTCCGTGAATATCGCTCGATTGACCGGCATATCGTTTAATACCTTTCCGGCAATCGCAGTAGAAACGTTTGACCAATTGACGGCCAAAGAGTAG
- a CDS encoding KH domain-containing protein, whose protein sequence is MKDLIKYIAQSIVDNPEQVNVEEVVGSYTSVLELKVAKEDIGKIIGKQGRTAQAMRAILNAASGKAKKRIVLEIIE, encoded by the coding sequence ATGAAAGATCTGATTAAATACATTGCCCAGTCAATAGTTGACAACCCGGAACAGGTAAACGTTGAAGAGGTAGTGGGGAGCTATACCTCTGTACTGGAATTAAAAGTGGCCAAAGAGGATATCGGTAAAATTATCGGCAAACAAGGCCGGACAGCCCAGGCGATGAGAGCGATCTTAAACGCTGCTTCCGGCAAGGCAAAGAAAAGAATTGTTTTGGAAATTATCGAGTGA